A genomic region of Arachis stenosperma cultivar V10309 chromosome 9, arast.V10309.gnm1.PFL2, whole genome shotgun sequence contains the following coding sequences:
- the LOC130949943 gene encoding uncharacterized protein LOC130949943 codes for MIDETTEQVKKTRDRMLAAQSHQKSYADQMRKSLEFEEGDHAFLKVTPTIGVDKTIKMKKLNPRYIGLFQILERVGPMAYRMALPPHLSNLQDVFQMSQLQKYTPDASHVLEPESVQLKEDLTLLVTPVRIDDTNIKRLRGKEVLLVKVAWSRAGIEEHTWEHESEIRTDYPHLFSGN; via the coding sequence ATGATAGATGAAACTACTGAACAAGTTAAGAAAACCAGAGATAGGATGCTCGCTGCTCAGAGCCATCagaagagttacgccgatcagatgCGAAAGTCCTTAGagtttgaggaaggagaccatgctttccttaaggttactccaaCAATAGGAGTAGATAAAACGATCAAGATGAAGAAgctgaatcctcgatacatcgGTCTGTTTCAGATTCTTGAGAGGGTTGGACCGATGGcttatcggatggctctaccgcCTCACCTTTCGAACCTGCAAGATGTATTTCAGATGTCGCAGCTTCAGAAGTatactcctgatgctagccatgtgttagaacctgaatcGGTCCAGTTAAAAGAAGACTTGACTCTACTGGTgactccagtcagaattgatgatacgaACATTAAACGGTTGCGCGGAAAAGAGGTTttattagtcaaagtggcatggagtcgggCCGGTATTGAGGAGCATACTTGGGAACATGAGTCAGAAATACGAACGGACTACCCACACCTATTTTCAGGTAactga
- the LOC130949944 gene encoding uncharacterized protein LOC130949944 codes for MECTVFTLNQNESALNLGFRSAGVLAAVQTSVNHIQPAIEEITHKQRERTKLLRVESPRKNAEPLESRFCPDVAFKLVVVELCEHQFAIVLRNSLTLPLSPVLWLSLSISGIWIAAALLLPFTGSSGMASTQANASENPTNIPASQTDVGWEHGISVGEDGKKIQCKYCHKIFSGGVYRLKHHLAGTQKDVGACTTVSDEVKKQMWDVVSGLQVNLMKKTNNGIPFNVSRSEEYSRMFEKAIRYGQGFKPPSYHELRVPLLKKHVELVQQSLEEHREYWKQVGCTIMTDGWTDKRRRTILNFLVNSPKGTVFLKSIDASHITKTADKIFKMIDDVVEEVGEENVIQVVTDNAANYKAAGEMLMKKRKKLFWTPCAAHCIDLMLEDLEKKVTLHKDTIYKGRKITTYIYARTALIALLHIHTKGKDLVRPGMTRFATSYLTLGCLNDNKGSLIKMFLSDQWTSSNFAKTKDGKIIASVVLDKVFWKEVVICLRAAYPLLYVLRMVDSEEKPAMGFIYEEMTSAKEKIRDAFQGVETSYIPIWDIIDARWGNQLHRPLHAAGYYLNPQIHYSSGFKIAYELKKQFYACMERMTGNPDLITKMDVQLEDFKTRKEFFGSKVAQNAIYTKTPAQWWDSYGDQHPELQQFAIRVLNLTCSSSGCERNWSAFEMVHTKRRNRLKAKTMNDVVFVMTNSRLAKKKQTRRSLDYDYSLDELDSDEEWIVADEDGEEEDLDTLISDPDLNDGASGNRVVGASKDPLAIPYLDDDEFEELLQGPLPPAPDNDEDGNAEVCETREDFITDEE; via the exons atggagtgtACGGTTTTCACTCTCAATCAGAATGAATCCGCACTAAATTTGGGGTTCAGATCTGCAGGAGTATTAGCAGCTGTTCAAACCAGTGtcaatcacatacagcctgccattgaagaaatcactcacaaGCAAAGAGAGCG GACCAAGCTTCTTCGTGTGGAATCGCCGCGCAAAAACGCAGAGCCGCTGGAATCGCGTTTCTGCCCCGATGTTGCGTTCAA ACTGGTGGTGGTTGAACTGTGTGAGCATCAATTTGCAATTGTTTTGCGAAACTCTCTGACTCTGCCTCTGTCTCCAGTTCTCTGGCTCTCACTCTCTATTTCTGGAATCTGGATTGCTGCTGCTCTTCTCCTCCCCTTCACTGGTAGTTCAG GAATGGCATCGACTCAAGCTAATGCAAGTGAAAATCCGACTAACATTCCAGCTTCTCA AACTGATGTAGGATGGGAGCACGGGATATCTGTTGGAGAAGATGGAAAGAAGATACAATGTAAATACTGTCATAAAATTTTTTCAGGAGGAGTTTATAGATTGAAACACCACTTAGCAGGAACTCAAAAAGATGTTGGGGCTTGTACAACTGTTAGTGATGAAGTTAAAAAGCAAATGTGGGATGTTGTGAGTGGGTTACAAGTAAATTTGATGAAGAAAACAAAC AATGGCATCCCCTTTAATGTTTCAAGGAGCGAGGAATACAGTAGAATGTTTGAGAAAGCTATAAGATACGGACAAGGATTCAAGCCACCATCCTACCATGAATTAAGGGTGCCTCTTTTGAAGAAACACGTGGAGCTTGTTCAACAATCACTAGAGGAACATAGAGAATATTGGAAGCAGGTTGGTTGCACAATAATGACTGATGGTTGGACAGATAAGAGAAGACGGACCATCCTAAATTTTTTGGTTAATAGTCCTAAAGGGACTGTTTTTTTGAAATCCATTGATGCCTCTCACATTACTAAGACAGCtgataaaatctttaaaatgaTAGATGATGTGGTTGAAGAGGTTGGTGAAGAAAATGTCATCCAAGTTGTCACCGATAATGCGGCTAACTACAAAGCTGCAGGAGAAATGctaatgaaaaagagaaaaaagttgtTTTGGACGCCTTGTGCAGCACATTGCATTGATTTAATGTTAGAAGACTTGGAAAAAAAAGTAACACTTCACAAGGACACAATTTATAAAGGTAGAAAGATTACTACTTACATATATGCTAGAACTGCTCTTATTGCACTACTACACATCCACACTAAGGGAAAAGATTTGGTGAGGCCGGGTATGACCCGTTTTGCAACTTCTTACCTTACTTTGGGATGTCTCAATGACAACAAAGGTTCCTTAATAAAAATGTTTCTTTCTGATCAATGGACTTCTAGTAATTTTGCAAAGACAAAAGATGGAAAGATAATTGCAAGTGTGGTGTTAGATAAGGTGTTTTGGAAGGAAGTCGTAATTTGCTTGAGAGCTGCCTACCCTCTTCTTTATGTGCTTCGTATGGTGGATTCAGAAGAAAAGCCGGCAATGGGATTTATTTATGAAGAAATGACAAGTGCAAAGGAGAAAATACGAGATGCATTTCAAGGAGTTGAGACAAG TTATATACCTATTTGGGATATTATTGATGCAAGATGGGGCAACCAACTTCATAGGCCATTGCATGCTGCAGGCTATTATTTGAATCCTCAGATTCATTATAGCTCTGGTTTTAAAATTGCTTATGAGCTTAAGAAGCAGTTTTATGCTTGTATGGAAAGGATGACAGGAAATCCAGATTTAATCACTAAGATGGATGTTCAACTTGAAGATTTTAAAACTCGAAAAGAGTTTTTTGGTAGTAAAGTAGCTCAAAATGCAATTTATACTAAAACTCCAGCTCAATGGTGGGATTCTTATGGAGATCAGCATCCAGAGCTCCAACAATTTGCAATTCGTGTCTTGAATTTAACATGTAGTTCATCTGGATGTGAACGTAATTGGAGCGCTTTTGAGATG GTTCACACAAAAAGGAGAAACCGTTTGAAAGCTAAAACCATGAATGATGTTGTGTTTGTGATGACAAATTCAAGATTAGCAAAGAAAAAACAAACTAGAAGAAGTCTTGATTATGACTATAGTCTTGATGAGTTGGACTCTGATGAAGAGTGGATTGTTGCTGACGaagatggagaagaagaagatttagATACTCTAATCTCAGATCCTGATTTAAATGATGGAGCAAGTGGTAATAGAGTTGTTGGTGCCTCTAAGGATCCTTTGGCAATTCCTtatcttgatgatgatgagtttgAAGAACTTCTCCAAGGACCTCTTCCTCCTGCTCCTGATAATGATGAAGATGGTAATGCAGAAGTTTGTGAAACTCGTGAAGATTTTATAACTGATGAAGAATAG